In Phreatobacter stygius, a genomic segment contains:
- a CDS encoding NAD(P)/FAD-dependent oxidoreductase, with product MAVPFPLAPSLWATTAPAAAPTPPLDQSIETGICIIGGGYAGLSTALRLAERGIGAVVLESREPGWGASGRNGGQVIPGIKYDPSELIAKYGATAGEALIRFVGSTADRVFELIARHQMDVPFVRAGWIQGAHTPAMVETVKRRAGEWAERGVAARLLDRDAMQEAVGARQYLGGWQDDRAGAIQPLAYARGLVRAALKAGAQVYGETRVTGIIRRGEVFEIRTTQGPTVTARRVVVATGGYDDGLIPKLRQTVIAPNSFIAATEPLGDNIASTILPGGQVISDTRQLLLYFRRDHTNRFLMGGRGPFREPKSDADWGHLERAAARIFPQLEGVRFDHRWCGRVALTRDFLPHIHEPEPGLVVDIGCMGRGVGLQTAMGEALADYVATGDKAALPFPVVPIQPLPFHALHKLYVSAIINWYRMTDGGLKTSQ from the coding sequence TTGGCCGTACCGTTTCCGCTTGCTCCGTCACTCTGGGCCACGACCGCGCCGGCGGCAGCCCCGACACCACCGCTCGACCAGTCGATCGAGACCGGGATCTGCATCATCGGCGGCGGTTACGCGGGATTGTCGACGGCGCTCAGGCTGGCCGAGCGCGGCATCGGCGCGGTCGTGCTGGAATCGCGCGAGCCGGGCTGGGGCGCCTCGGGCCGCAATGGCGGCCAGGTCATTCCCGGCATCAAATATGACCCGAGCGAGCTGATCGCCAAATATGGCGCGACCGCCGGCGAGGCGCTGATCCGTTTCGTCGGGTCGACCGCCGACCGGGTGTTCGAGCTGATCGCCCGCCACCAGATGGATGTGCCGTTTGTCCGCGCCGGCTGGATCCAGGGTGCGCACACGCCGGCCATGGTCGAGACGGTGAAGCGGCGGGCCGGCGAATGGGCCGAGCGCGGCGTTGCCGCCCGGCTGCTCGATCGCGACGCCATGCAGGAGGCGGTCGGCGCCCGGCAATATCTCGGCGGCTGGCAGGACGATCGCGCCGGCGCCATCCAGCCGCTCGCTTATGCCCGCGGCCTGGTCCGCGCCGCCTTGAAGGCGGGCGCCCAGGTCTATGGCGAGACCCGGGTCACCGGCATCATCAGGCGCGGTGAAGTGTTCGAGATCCGGACCACCCAGGGGCCGACCGTGACGGCACGCCGCGTCGTCGTCGCCACCGGCGGTTATGACGACGGCCTGATCCCGAAACTGCGCCAGACGGTGATCGCGCCGAATTCTTTCATCGCCGCCACCGAACCGCTCGGCGACAATATCGCCAGCACCATCCTGCCCGGCGGACAGGTGATTTCCGACACGCGTCAATTGCTGCTCTACTTCCGGCGCGACCACACCAACCGTTTCCTGATGGGCGGCCGCGGTCCGTTCCGGGAACCGAAATCGGACGCCGACTGGGGCCATCTGGAACGCGCCGCGGCCAGGATCTTCCCCCAGCTCGAAGGCGTGAGATTCGATCACCGCTGGTGCGGGCGGGTTGCGCTGACCCGTGATTTCCTGCCGCATATCCACGAGCCGGAGCCGGGACTGGTGGTCGATATCGGCTGCATGGGGCGCGGCGTCGGGCTGCAGACCGCCATGGGCGAGGCGCTGGCCGACTATGTCGCGACCGGCGACAAGGCGGCGCTGCCGTTTCCGGTGGTGCCGATCCAGCCGCTGCCGTTCCATGCGCTGCACAAGCTTTACGTTTCGGCGATCATCAACTGGTACCGCATGACCGATGGCGGACTGAAGACGTCTCAGTAA
- a CDS encoding amino acid ABC transporter ATP-binding protein, whose product MIELIDVQKSFGQNHVVRGFTARVDKGEVVCIIGPSGSGKSTILRCMNGLESYDAGTITVEGLTVDRTKRTIQAIRQQVSMVFQRFNLFPHRTALENVIEGPIFVKGEAPQAAAERGRALLARVGLADKEAAYPAQLSGGQQQRVAIARALAMQPKAILFDEPTSALDPELVGEVLSVMRSLADEGLTMVVVTHEMGFAREVADRVIFIDGGVIVEQGPAEDVLGSPKEARTQDFLRRVLRPI is encoded by the coding sequence ATGATCGAACTGATCGACGTCCAGAAAAGCTTTGGGCAGAACCATGTGGTGCGGGGTTTCACGGCGCGCGTCGACAAGGGCGAGGTGGTCTGCATTATCGGCCCGTCGGGCTCGGGCAAATCGACCATCCTGCGCTGCATGAACGGGCTGGAGAGCTATGACGCCGGCACCATCACGGTGGAGGGCCTGACGGTCGATCGGACCAAGCGCACGATCCAGGCGATCCGCCAGCAGGTCTCCATGGTGTTCCAGCGCTTCAACCTGTTTCCGCACCGCACCGCGCTGGAAAACGTCATCGAGGGACCGATCTTCGTCAAGGGCGAGGCGCCGCAGGCGGCGGCCGAACGGGGCAGGGCGCTGCTCGCCCGCGTCGGGCTCGCCGACAAGGAGGCGGCCTATCCGGCCCAGCTCTCGGGTGGCCAGCAGCAGCGGGTGGCGATCGCCCGCGCACTCGCCATGCAACCCAAGGCGATCCTGTTCGACGAGCCGACCTCGGCGCTCGATCCCGAACTGGTCGGCGAGGTCTTGAGCGTGATGCGCAGCCTCGCCGACGAGGGGCTGACCATGGTGGTGGTCACCCATGAGATGGGCTTTGCCCGCGAGGTCGCCGATCGCGTCATCTTCATCGACGGCGGCGTGATCGTCGAACAGGGCCCGGCCGAGGACGTGCTCGGCAGCCCGAAGGAAGCGCGCACGCAGGACTTTCTGCGCCGCGTGCTGCGTCCGATCTGA
- a CDS encoding amino acid ABC transporter permease, giving the protein MQSFIRQATEFLPILAQGVWMTIVVTAGSLVLSTLLGLVWALMRVSGIRPLAMTAAAIVNVIRGIPIIVQLFWIYFVLPDLGITLTALQAAIIGLGVAYSAYHSENFRAGIEAVDPGQVEAAQTIGMGWWMTMRRVVLPQAFKIILPPYGNIMVMMLKDSSQASTITVAELAQQGRLIAASTFQNSTVFTLVAMLYLVMCLPLIGLVSWLEKRFGRK; this is encoded by the coding sequence ATGCAGAGCTTCATCCGGCAAGCCACGGAATTCCTGCCGATCCTCGCCCAGGGCGTCTGGATGACCATTGTCGTCACGGCCGGCTCGCTCGTGCTGTCGACCCTGCTCGGCCTGGTCTGGGCGCTGATGCGGGTGTCGGGCATCAGGCCGCTGGCAATGACCGCAGCCGCCATCGTCAACGTCATCCGCGGCATTCCGATCATCGTGCAGCTGTTCTGGATCTATTTCGTGCTGCCGGATCTCGGCATCACGCTGACCGCGCTGCAGGCGGCGATCATCGGGCTTGGCGTCGCCTATTCGGCCTATCACTCGGAGAATTTCCGCGCCGGCATCGAGGCGGTCGACCCCGGCCAGGTCGAGGCGGCGCAGACCATCGGCATGGGCTGGTGGATGACCATGCGCCGGGTGGTGCTGCCGCAGGCGTTCAAGATCATCCTGCCGCCCTACGGCAACATCATGGTGATGATGCTGAAGGATTCCTCGCAGGCCTCGACCATCACGGTGGCCGAACTCGCCCAGCAGGGCCGGCTGATCGCCGCCTCGACCTTCCAGAACAGCACGGTCTTCACGCTGGTCGCCATGCTCTACCTGGTGATGTGCCTGCCGCTCATCGGCCTGGTGTCCTGGCTCGAGAAGCGGTTCGGACGGAAATAG
- a CDS encoding ABC transporter substrate-binding protein, translated as MKRRTFLTAAGAGLAAAAIRPSYAQTQTLRVGSTPTGIPFTFLDTATNTIQGIMVDLITEVGKDAGFNVNVEPMQFSALIGALTSNRIDIISAAMFATAARKEVIDFSDTVYTYGEGLLVPKSDSTNYTGLAELKGKVAGVQVGTAFVEPLKAAGVFSEVRIYETIPDIMRDVNNGRLGAGFADFPIAAYNLQLGRFPEVRLVRSYKPTIPGSVAFGVRKTDGELLKRLNTSLGKLQANGTVKRVLAKWGQE; from the coding sequence ATGAAACGTCGCACATTCCTGACCGCAGCCGGCGCCGGTCTCGCCGCCGCCGCCATTCGCCCGTCCTATGCGCAGACCCAGACCCTGCGTGTCGGTTCGACGCCGACAGGCATTCCTTTCACCTTCCTCGACACCGCGACCAATACCATCCAGGGCATCATGGTCGACCTGATCACCGAGGTCGGCAAGGACGCGGGCTTCAACGTCAATGTCGAGCCGATGCAGTTCTCGGCGCTGATCGGCGCGCTGACCTCCAACCGCATCGACATCATCTCGGCCGCCATGTTCGCCACCGCCGCGCGCAAGGAGGTCATCGACTTTTCCGACACCGTCTACACCTATGGCGAAGGCCTGCTGGTGCCGAAATCCGACAGCACCAATTATACCGGGCTGGCCGAGCTCAAGGGCAAGGTCGCCGGCGTCCAGGTCGGCACCGCCTTCGTCGAGCCGTTGAAGGCCGCGGGCGTGTTCTCGGAAGTCCGCATCTACGAGACCATCCCCGACATCATGCGCGACGTGAACAATGGCCGGCTCGGCGCCGGCTTCGCCGACTTCCCGATCGCCGCCTATAATCTGCAGCTCGGCCGCTTCCCCGAAGTGCGGCTGGTGCGCAGCTACAAGCCGACCATTCCGGGCTCGGTCGCCTTCGGCGTGCGCAAGACCGACGGCGAGCTGCTCAAGCGGCTGAACACGTCGCTCGGCAAGCTGCAGGCCAACGGCACGGTCAAGCGCGTGCTGGCGAAATGGGGCCAGGAATAA
- a CDS encoding XRE family transcriptional regulator: MPSSVLPLPATVDREVGARIRALRQAKGLSLETVATAANLSIGFVSQIERGLSSPSLKALASLADALGLPIAGLFEARAPSEEAGTIVVHADQRSVLQLWRSGIVKQLLTPDGPDAALNVFLIILAPGASTGTEPYSHLGEEAGLVLEGAITLTVDARSWTLKTGDSFRFESSRPHRFANAGQGEARVVWVNART; this comes from the coding sequence ATGCCAAGTTCGGTCCTGCCCCTGCCAGCGACGGTCGACCGCGAGGTGGGCGCGCGCATCCGCGCGCTGCGCCAGGCCAAGGGCCTGTCGCTGGAGACGGTGGCAACCGCGGCCAACCTGTCGATCGGCTTCGTCAGCCAGATCGAGCGTGGCCTGTCGTCACCCTCGCTGAAGGCGCTGGCCTCGCTCGCCGACGCGCTGGGATTGCCGATCGCCGGCCTGTTCGAAGCACGCGCGCCCTCCGAGGAGGCCGGCACCATCGTCGTCCATGCCGACCAGCGCAGCGTCCTGCAGCTCTGGCGCTCGGGCATCGTCAAGCAATTGCTGACCCCTGACGGCCCCGACGCCGCGCTGAACGTCTTTCTGATCATCCTGGCGCCCGGCGCCTCGACCGGCACGGAGCCCTACAGCCATCTCGGCGAAGAGGCTGGCCTGGTGCTGGAAGGCGCGATCACGCTGACCGTCGACGCGCGCAGCTGGACACTCAAGACCGGCGACAGCTTCCGGTTCGAAAGCTCGCGGCCGCACCGCTTCGCCAATGCCGGCCAGGGCGAGGCCCGGGTCGTCTGGGTCAATGCCAGGACGTGA
- a CDS encoding fatty acid desaturase produces MSEPEPDGRLTVDPRQWSRLLTRYREPSSLRSVIEIAITAVPLVVLWVLMWAALGDGYWLGFALAVPAAGFLVRLFMIQHDCSHGSFFRQRLANDWVGRVIGVITLTPYGFWRRTHTLHHASSGNLDHRGIGDVATLTVAEFQTLPPWRRLGYRLYRHPLVMFGIGPAYLFILQHRLPVGLMARGWQPWLSTMGTNLAIALVVAAMIRLIGLGPFLLVQLPITLIAASIGVWLFYVQHQFEDTFWAHDAGWSFHEAALHGSSHYDLPAVLRWFTANIGMHHVHHLCSRIPYYRLPQVLRDYPQLVAVGRLTLPQSLRCVRMVLWDEQARRLIAFGDMPMAGR; encoded by the coding sequence ATGTCTGAGCCAGAGCCTGATGGTCGGCTGACGGTCGATCCGCGTCAGTGGTCGCGCCTGCTGACCCGCTATCGCGAGCCGAGCAGCCTGCGCAGCGTTATCGAGATCGCCATCACGGCGGTGCCGCTGGTCGTCCTCTGGGTGCTCATGTGGGCCGCGCTCGGCGACGGCTATTGGCTTGGCTTCGCGCTCGCCGTGCCGGCCGCCGGCTTCCTCGTCCGGCTGTTCATGATCCAGCACGACTGCAGCCACGGATCCTTCTTCCGCCAGCGCCTCGCCAATGACTGGGTCGGACGCGTCATCGGCGTCATCACCCTGACGCCTTATGGCTTCTGGCGGCGCACCCATACGCTGCACCACGCGAGTTCGGGCAATCTCGATCATCGCGGCATCGGCGATGTCGCGACCCTGACGGTGGCCGAATTCCAGACCCTGCCGCCATGGCGCCGGCTCGGCTACCGGCTGTACCGGCACCCCCTTGTCATGTTCGGCATCGGTCCGGCCTATCTGTTCATCCTGCAGCACCGGCTGCCGGTCGGCCTGATGGCGCGTGGCTGGCAGCCCTGGCTCAGCACGATGGGGACCAACCTCGCCATTGCGCTGGTGGTGGCGGCGATGATCCGGCTGATCGGCCTTGGTCCGTTCCTGCTGGTGCAACTGCCGATCACGCTGATCGCGGCATCGATCGGCGTCTGGCTGTTCTATGTCCAGCACCAGTTCGAGGACACGTTCTGGGCCCATGATGCCGGCTGGAGTTTTCACGAGGCGGCGCTGCACGGCAGCTCGCATTACGACCTGCCGGCGGTGCTGCGCTGGTTCACCGCCAATATCGGCATGCATCATGTCCATCATCTCTGCAGCCGGATCCCCTACTACCGGCTGCCGCAGGTGCTGCGCGATTATCCGCAACTGGTCGCGGTCGGCCGGCTGACCCTGCCGCAAAGCCTGCGCTGCGTGCGCATGGTGCTGTGGGACGAGCAGGCGCGGCGGCTCATCGCCTTTGGCGACATGCCGATGGCGGGCCGGTGA
- a CDS encoding Crp/Fnr family transcriptional regulator, which produces MAIKAKPPFDAKAFLAKVGEGRSIGKYHKDQVVFTQGDPADSVFYIQKGKVKVTVISEQGKEAVVAMLGTSDFVGEGCLAGQTRRIATVAALAECVIVRLEKAAIIRVLHDEPAFSELFIAHLLTRTIRVEEDLIDQLFNSSEKRLARLLLLLANFGKEGKPEPVIAKISQETLAEMIGTTRSRVSFFMNKFRKLGFIEYNGGIEVHSSLLNVILHDQPQIKSGPDTDQEPR; this is translated from the coding sequence ATAGCGATCAAAGCCAAGCCGCCATTCGACGCAAAAGCTTTTCTCGCCAAGGTCGGCGAGGGGCGCAGCATTGGCAAATATCACAAGGATCAGGTCGTCTTCACCCAAGGCGACCCGGCCGACTCCGTGTTCTACATCCAGAAGGGCAAGGTCAAGGTCACCGTCATTTCCGAGCAAGGCAAGGAAGCGGTCGTCGCCATGCTGGGGACGAGTGATTTTGTCGGCGAGGGTTGCCTGGCCGGCCAGACGCGGCGCATCGCCACCGTCGCGGCGCTGGCCGAATGTGTCATCGTGCGGCTGGAGAAGGCCGCGATCATCCGGGTGCTTCACGACGAGCCCGCCTTCTCCGAACTGTTCATCGCGCATCTCCTGACCCGCACCATCCGGGTCGAAGAGGACCTGATCGATCAGCTGTTCAATTCGAGCGAGAAGCGCCTGGCGCGGCTGCTTCTGCTGCTGGCGAATTTCGGCAAGGAAGGCAAGCCCGAGCCGGTGATCGCCAAGATCAGCCAGGAAACGCTCGCCGAGATGATCGGCACGACGCGCTCGCGCGTCAGCTTTTTCATGAACAAGTTCCGCAAGCTCGGCTTCATCGAATATAATGGCGGCATCGAGGTGCACAGTTCGCTGTTGAACGTGATCCTGCACGACCAGCCGCAGATCAAGAGCGGACCGGACACGGACCAGGAGCCGCGCTGA
- a CDS encoding GlsB/YeaQ/YmgE family stress response membrane protein, giving the protein MSGESLLIIIVVGIIAGWLAGQIVQGTGFGIVGDLLIGVVGALIGSWVLPRLGIHLGVGLVAAIVNATVGALLLLVAIKLIRGGGGGWRRGWGGRWGRGW; this is encoded by the coding sequence ATGTCGGGTGAAAGTCTGCTCATCATCATCGTGGTCGGCATTATCGCCGGCTGGCTGGCCGGCCAGATCGTGCAAGGCACCGGTTTCGGCATTGTCGGCGACCTGCTCATTGGCGTCGTCGGCGCGCTCATCGGCAGCTGGGTTCTGCCCCGCCTCGGCATCCACCTTGGCGTCGGGCTCGTCGCCGCGATCGTCAACGCCACCGTCGGCGCCTTGCTGCTGCTGGTGGCGATCAAGCTCATTCGTGGCGGCGGCGGCGGATGGCGCCGCGGCTGGGGCGGCCGCTGGGGCCGGGGCTGGTAA
- a CDS encoding sensor histidine kinase, whose protein sequence is MSLEPFTGHPWPEASLAAPIDQSLVEIDEGRALAQAIVDTIREPLLVLDRDLRVVLASRSFYKIFRVNRQDVQGRPVHALGDGQWDIPELRALLDSIIRQHTVMEAYEVTRDFSAIGRRTMLLNARKLFYRDNTHTTILLAFEDVTERRAAEREMIDLLQQKETLLEEMQHRVANSLQIIASILLLKARTVQSEETRRHLQDAHQRVMSVATMQQQLQQSKTGDLIELGPYLTRLCETLAASMIGDTRTIALKVQVERGTASSSQAVSLGLIVTELVINALKHAFPSEQVDGRVVVAYDSAEPNWRLSVSDNGIGRPIGHPDKTSPGLGTSIIEALARQLGAGVGVLMDPQGTTVSITHATFASPSPTAV, encoded by the coding sequence ATGTCACTTGAACCGTTCACCGGCCACCCGTGGCCCGAGGCATCGCTGGCCGCGCCGATCGATCAGTCACTCGTCGAAATCGACGAAGGCCGGGCGCTGGCCCAGGCCATCGTCGATACGATCCGCGAACCCTTGCTGGTGCTCGACAGGGACCTGCGCGTCGTGCTCGCCAGCCGGTCCTTCTACAAGATCTTCCGGGTCAACCGGCAGGACGTCCAGGGCCGGCCGGTCCATGCGCTGGGCGACGGCCAGTGGGACATTCCCGAGCTTCGGGCGCTGCTGGACAGCATCATCCGCCAGCACACCGTGATGGAGGCCTATGAGGTCACCCGGGACTTTTCCGCGATCGGGCGGCGGACCATGCTGCTGAACGCCCGCAAGCTGTTCTACCGGGACAACACCCACACGACGATCCTGCTCGCCTTCGAGGATGTCACCGAACGGCGCGCGGCCGAGCGGGAAATGATCGACCTTCTGCAACAGAAGGAGACGCTGCTGGAAGAGATGCAGCACCGCGTCGCCAACAGCCTGCAGATCATCGCCAGCATCCTGTTGCTCAAGGCGCGGACGGTGCAATCGGAGGAGACGCGACGGCATCTGCAGGATGCCCATCAGCGGGTCATGTCGGTCGCGACCATGCAGCAGCAGCTCCAGCAATCGAAGACCGGCGACCTGATCGAGCTCGGCCCCTATCTGACCCGGCTGTGCGAAACCCTCGCCGCGTCGATGATCGGCGACACCCGCACCATCGCGCTGAAGGTGCAGGTCGAGCGTGGCACCGCCTCGTCCAGCCAGGCCGTCAGCCTCGGCCTGATCGTCACCGAACTGGTGATCAATGCGCTGAAACATGCCTTTCCGAGCGAACAGGTCGACGGCCGCGTGGTCGTCGCTTACGATTCGGCCGAACCGAACTGGCGGCTGTCGGTATCCGACAATGGCATTGGCCGGCCGATCGGCCATCCGGACAAGACCAGTCCCGGGCTGGGCACCAGCATCATCGAAGCGCTGGCGCGCCAGCTCGGCGCCGGCGTCGGTGTCCTGATGGACCCGCAGGGTACGACGGTCTCGATCACCCACGCCACGTTCGCGTCGCCCTCGCCGACCGCGGTCTGA
- a CDS encoding enoyl-CoA hydratase/isomerase family protein, whose amino-acid sequence MGDNPVAVTRSGNGRLAHVVFDTGTPANALSIEVMQALHDCAAGLQRDRDVTAIVLGGRADRFSLGFDLKAAGGRLDVGLAERRELISIGPRMCRAWAEIEAFTVAAIEGWCVGGGVALAVSLDLRVVGRGATLYVPEIERGMNMSWGSLPRLVNLVGPAKAKRIAVLAERIDAERAVSWGLADEIADDGQAVAVATSFATRAASLPPVSVRMCKQGIDLYANALAQAASGLDRDQYLLAMTGEDYAEGVASFLDKREAHWTGR is encoded by the coding sequence ATGGGAGACAATCCTGTCGCCGTGACCAGGTCCGGCAACGGCCGCCTGGCCCATGTCGTGTTCGACACGGGAACGCCGGCCAATGCCCTGTCGATCGAGGTCATGCAGGCGCTGCACGACTGCGCGGCCGGGCTGCAGCGGGACCGCGACGTGACGGCGATCGTGCTCGGCGGGCGGGCCGACCGGTTCTCGCTCGGCTTCGATCTGAAGGCCGCCGGCGGCCGGCTCGATGTCGGCCTTGCCGAGCGGCGCGAGCTCATCTCGATCGGCCCGCGCATGTGCCGCGCCTGGGCCGAGATCGAAGCTTTCACCGTCGCGGCGATCGAGGGCTGGTGCGTCGGCGGCGGTGTGGCGCTCGCCGTCTCGCTCGACCTGCGCGTGGTCGGCCGCGGCGCCACCCTCTATGTGCCGGAGATCGAGCGCGGCATGAACATGAGCTGGGGCTCGCTGCCGCGGCTGGTCAACCTGGTCGGCCCGGCAAAGGCCAAGCGCATCGCCGTCCTGGCCGAACGCATCGATGCCGAACGCGCGGTATCATGGGGCCTGGCCGACGAGATCGCCGATGACGGCCAGGCGGTCGCCGTCGCGACCTCCTTCGCCACACGCGCGGCAAGCCTGCCGCCGGTCTCGGTGCGCATGTGCAAACAGGGTATCGACCTCTATGCCAATGCCCTGGCGCAGGCGGCGAGCGGCCTCGACCGCGACCAATATCTGCTCGCCATGACCGGCGAGGACTATGCCGAAGGGGTCGCGTCCTTCCTGGACAAGCGCGAGGCGCACTGGACCGGGCGGTGA
- a CDS encoding magnesium and cobalt transport protein CorA, whose product MNVASSTIVPTEAVSSEGVVAAGVYVDGRRVASIAIDEASSWRGRPGHVVWIGLHEPSLAVLTSVQRQFHLHDLAIEDADHAHQRPKIEQYGDGLFIVARTAQLVGGSIAFGETHLFVGEGYLVSVRHGASTSYAPVRERCESCPRALARGEDYILYAILDFIVDNYSPVLETIQEEVETMEALVLANGMGRAQIERLYLLRRDLLRLRNAVGPLVEVCRRLEHDNLAMVRASMQPLFRDVTDHVKTIQEQIDSLREVLAFAFEASLLVGQAQETAVSKKLASWLAIIAVPTAIAGIYGMNFKHMPELHWEYGYYMVVGIIATTCSVLFWRFRRAGWL is encoded by the coding sequence ATGAATGTTGCGTCATCGACAATCGTCCCGACCGAGGCGGTGTCCTCCGAAGGCGTCGTCGCGGCTGGTGTCTATGTCGATGGCCGGCGTGTCGCCAGCATTGCCATAGACGAGGCGAGCAGCTGGCGCGGCCGGCCGGGCCATGTCGTCTGGATCGGGCTGCACGAGCCGAGCCTGGCGGTGCTGACCAGCGTGCAGCGGCAGTTCCATCTGCACGACCTGGCGATCGAGGATGCCGATCACGCCCACCAGCGGCCGAAGATCGAGCAATATGGCGACGGCCTGTTCATCGTGGCGCGGACCGCCCAATTGGTTGGTGGCAGCATCGCCTTCGGCGAAACCCATCTGTTCGTCGGCGAGGGTTACCTGGTCTCGGTGCGCCACGGCGCCTCGACCTCCTATGCGCCGGTGCGCGAGCGCTGCGAAAGCTGCCCGCGGGCGCTGGCGCGCGGCGAGGACTACATCCTCTACGCGATCCTCGATTTCATCGTCGACAACTACTCGCCGGTGCTCGAGACCATCCAGGAGGAGGTCGAGACGATGGAGGCGCTGGTGCTGGCCAACGGCATGGGACGGGCCCAGATCGAACGGCTCTATCTGCTCAGGCGCGACCTCTTGCGCCTGCGCAATGCCGTCGGCCCGCTGGTCGAGGTCTGCCGCCGGCTCGAGCACGACAACCTGGCCATGGTGCGCGCGTCCATGCAGCCGCTGTTTCGCGACGTCACCGATCACGTCAAGACGATCCAGGAACAGATCGATTCGCTGCGCGAGGTGCTGGCTTTCGCCTTCGAGGCGAGCCTGCTGGTCGGCCAGGCGCAGGAAACCGCGGTCTCCAAGAAGCTCGCCTCCTGGCTCGCCATCATCGCCGTGCCGACCGCCATCGCCGGGATTTACGGCATGAACTTCAAGCACATGCCGGAGCTGCACTGGGAGTACGGCTACTACATGGTGGTCGGTATCATCGCCACCACCTGCTCGGTGCTGTTCTGGCGCTTCCGCCGCGCCGGCTGGCTGTAA
- a CDS encoding glycosyltransferase family 4 protein — protein sequence MRIAQIAPLTEAVPPTLYGGTERVISWLTEELVALGQDVTLFASGDSITSAKLEPIWPRALRLDGTVRDPNALHMMMIEQVCRRSHEFDLLHFHLDYYPFSLASRQPTPFITTLHGRLDLPEHQPVFATYSAIPLVSISNAQRRPIPRANWVATTHHGLPADLLRPQPVRPSYLAFLGRISPEKRVDRAIRIARRCGIPLKIAAKVDRADQDYFDETIRPLLAGAEVEFIGEIGDGQKSEFLSGAIALLMPIDWPEPFGLVMIEAMACGTPVVAFNRGSVPEIIEDGVTGFVVEDEASAAGAVHAAAALSRGTVRRRFEERFTARRMAQDYLQVYHGLIDHRRSQPRLVKA from the coding sequence ATCAGGATTGCGCAAATCGCTCCGCTGACCGAAGCCGTTCCGCCGACCCTTTATGGTGGCACCGAACGGGTCATTTCCTGGCTGACCGAAGAATTGGTCGCGCTCGGGCAGGACGTCACGCTGTTCGCCAGCGGAGATTCGATCACCTCGGCCAAGCTCGAACCGATCTGGCCGCGCGCCCTGCGTCTCGACGGCACCGTGCGCGATCCGAACGCCCTGCATATGATGATGATCGAACAGGTCTGCCGGCGGTCCCACGAATTCGACCTGCTGCATTTTCACCTCGACTATTATCCCTTTTCGCTGGCATCGCGGCAGCCGACGCCGTTCATCACGACGCTGCATGGGCGGCTCGACCTGCCCGAGCATCAACCGGTCTTCGCGACCTATTCCGCCATTCCCCTCGTCTCGATTTCGAATGCGCAGCGCCGGCCGATCCCCCGGGCCAACTGGGTCGCGACGACCCATCACGGACTGCCCGCGGATCTGTTGCGACCGCAACCGGTACGCCCGTCCTATCTCGCCTTTCTCGGCCGGATCTCGCCGGAGAAGCGTGTCGACCGGGCGATCCGCATCGCCCGGCGCTGCGGCATCCCGCTGAAGATCGCCGCCAAGGTCGACCGTGCCGACCAGGACTATTTCGACGAGACGATCCGCCCGCTGCTTGCCGGGGCCGAGGTGGAGTTCATCGGCGAAATCGGCGATGGCCAGAAGTCGGAATTCCTGAGCGGCGCGATCGCCCTGCTCATGCCGATCGACTGGCCCGAGCCGTTCGGCCTGGTGATGATCGAGGCCATGGCCTGCGGCACGCCGGTGGTCGCCTTCAACCGCGGATCCGTGCCGGAAATCATCGAAGACGGCGTCACCGGCTTCGTGGTGGAGGACGAAGCCAGTGCCGCCGGCGCGGTCCATGCCGCGGCGGCGCTGTCACGCGGCACGGTCCGCCGGCGCTTCGAGGAGCGGTTCACCGCGCGCCGCATGGCGCAGGATTATCTGCAGGTCTATCACGGCCTGATCGACCACCGGCGCAGCCAGCCGCGCCTGGTGAAGGCCTAG